In Dehalococcoidales bacterium, the sequence TTCGCGGTAAACTCCGTTCCTCTGGTCAGGTTCCTGATTGTGCCACTGGCAAGCTCCACTTCCAGTTCGTCACCGGCCTCGGTGCCTTCCACGGCTTCGTTACATTCCAGGAGCGGCAGACCGATGTTGATGGCATTGCGGAAGAAGATACGGGCAAAGCTCCCGGCGATGACGCAGGAGACACCCGAGGCCTTGATTGCCAGCGGGGCATGTTCACGCGAGGACCCGCAGCCGAAGTTGGTCGTCGCCACGATGACGTCACCCGGTCTCACCCTGTCGATGAACTCCGTATCAATGTCCTTCATGCAGTGCCTGGCCAGTTCGTCCGGCTCGGAGACGTTCAGGTAGCGTGCCGGAATGATGGCATCGGTGTCAACATTTGCCCCGTACTTGTGGACTCTGCCTTTGAGCATGGTCTATACCTCTACGTATTCAGTGGATGATAGGGGCTCGGGGAACGGTAGCCCATCCT encodes:
- a CDS encoding 3-isopropylmalate dehydratase small subunit; the protein is MLKGRVHKYGANVDTDAIIPARYLNVSEPDELARHCMKDIDTEFIDRVRPGDVIVATTNFGCGSSREHAPLAIKASGVSCVIAGSFARIFFRNAINIGLPLLECNEAVEGTEAGDELEVELASGTIRNLTRGTEFTAKPYPEFMSELIAAGGLIEHTRQRLLNRRP